Proteins encoded within one genomic window of Hermetia illucens chromosome 2, iHerIll2.2.curated.20191125, whole genome shotgun sequence:
- the LOC119650015 gene encoding E3 ubiquitin-protein ligase XIAP-like, with protein MAISSKGVFHALETFKNAPKHIKCNSERFVAAGFQYSGNNNEVHCETCETTVNVSDGNIDPWDSHQSASPNCVYLKLIANYTPKQSPPSEDEKKSNLTASLSSIAKSYDNAPLALKAVAPGLTLSGFYYTGQGDQIKCCSCEETYESFPQDVDPWEWHLKSKPDCEYVQLVQKYALFDYPGGQNLFAKVASYEKSPEVLKKKCGQYAMAGFFYTGYSDHVHCRSCNSKLSQIAEDTDPWREHIKLKPDCKYMQVVQKYGIMEAMCQQDLSANLESYEKAPIVLKKTAWRYAMSGFVYTGFSDQVFCRCCGTTLSEWTELDDPWQKHITNAPDCKYVEILEKHKLMDLTDQDLFTKITSFESAPRNLWRIRAELAMAGFSYTGKGDNVKCYSCWLNRSNWTDEMNPWEKHLENSPNCKYVKLLQKHSSLLENVQNYEDADNWEGKKEVEDEKEDEQEDDEDLCM; from the coding sequence ATGGCAATTAGCTCAAAAGGTGTATTCCATGCTCTTGAAACTTTCAAAAATGCCCCAAAACACATAAAATGTAATTCGGAACGCTTTGTAGCAGCAGGATTTCAATATAGTGGAAACAACAATGAAGTGCATTGTGAAACTTGTGAGACAACAGTGAACGTCTCCGACGGCAACATCGACCCATGGGATTCTCATCAGAGCGCATCACCAAATTGTGTTTACTTGAAACTAATAGCAAACTATACACCTAAGCAATCTCCACCGTCGGAAGATGAAAAGAAATCTAACCTTACTGCGTCCCTTTCATCTATTGCCAAGTCCTACGATAATGCACCTCTGGCATTGAAGGCGGTAGCGCCAGGACTCACCTTATCAGGTTTCTACTACACCGGACAGGGAGATCAAATAAAATGTTGTAGTTGTGAAGAGACCTATGAAAGTTTTCCTCAAGATGTGGATCCTTGGGAGTGGCACTTAAAATCAAAACCAGATTGTGAATACGTTCAGCTAGTACAAAAATATGCATTATTTGACTACCCAGGTGGACAAAACTTGTTCGCAAAGGTTGCATCTTATGAGAAATCTCCCGAGGTTTTGAAGAAGAAGTGCGGACAATACGCAATGGCAGGGTTTTTCTACACAGGCTATTCCGATCATGTGCATTGCCGTAGTTGTAATTCAAAACTATCTCAAATAGCAGAAGACACTGACCCTTGGAGAGAACACATTAAACTTAAGCCAGATTGTAAGTACATGCAAGTTGTCCAAAAATACGGGATAATGGAAGCAATGTGCCAACAGGATTTGTCAGCAAACCTTGAATCATATGAGAAGGCGCCCATAGTGCTGAAGAAAACAGCTTGGAGGTACGCCATGTCTGGTTTCGTATACACCGGGTTCAGTGACCAAGTATTTTGTCGCTGTTGTGGCACAACTCTCTCTGAATGGACGGAACTTGACGATCCCTGGCAAAAACATATAACAAATGCTCCAGATTGTAAATATGTTGAGATTCTAGAAAAGCATAAATTGATGGATTTAACTGATCAAGATTTATTCACAAAGATAACATCCTTTGAGTCGGCACCTAGGAATTTGTGGAGGATAAGAGCTGAACTCGCCATGGCTGGCTTTTCCTACACAGGAAAAGGTGATAATGTGAAGTGTTACAGTTGTTGGCTCAATCGATCTAATTGGACAGATGAAATGAACCCTTGGGAAAAACATCTTGAAAACTCTCCGAATTGCAAATATGTTAAGCTGCTGCAAAAGCATAGTTCCCTGTTAGAAAATGTTCAAAACTATGAGGATGCAGATAACTGGGAAGGGAAGAAAGAAGTGGAAGACGAGAAAGAGGATGAACAAGAGGACGACGAAGACTTATGTATGTAA